TGAACTCTGGGTTTCCAAACATAACCTTGCCCTTGCCTCAAAAGGGCCTTTGTGTTCCAGAATGAGGAAGGCAGTCTTCATAAAAACTAGCTAGTCTCATCTGTATTTCAGGTCATTCGACAAAGAATTTCAGTATAGACCCAATAAGTTTTCCAAAAGAAGACACTTACCTACTACATAACCATGCTTTTTCAAGCAATTAAGTTGACTTTGTTCTTGCTGACTTAGATCTTCTTCAACTTTAGTTGCATCTTTTTTAAGCCTTTTTTGCCTTTCAAACATTCTGTAAGGAGTTGGGTTGCAAATAGGAAACTTCAAAAGGTTTAATGTAGTACCTGAAATAccaaagaataaatatatttttataaacattgtagaagaaaagggaatatgAGGAAGAAATCTATTTTTGAGGAGCTACACTGTCTTGGGTACtgtaatttatttcacttaacattcaTGACAACCCTCTACAAAATTActcttatttcacagatgaggaaatagccTCAGAGACTGGCTTACAGGCTGAACCAAGACTTGAATCCCACATGTGCAGGCCTGATTTCTTTCCATGTTCAGCAGCCTACCACCCATTATAGAAGCATTTCTGTGTATTCTTCAACCAAAGTCCAGGACAGAGAAAACAGCTTGTCCAACAAAAATTAAACACTGGTTTCGAAGGAACAAATGAGTCAGTTTTGCCAGCTGTTAAATACAAACGGTTACAGTAGGACCCATTTTGCAATTACAGAAATTTCTTAAAGCCACAAAGTTGACATTTCTTTTCAACAAGCTTAGTAAACCATTCAAATGTTAAATTTGTACAGTATACTGATCTCATGAGTAACCTCGAGATACGAAAAGTAAGATTGAGGGATGGAGGGATTATTAGAAAGTACAAGGATTTTTTGGCgaaacatacaaagaaataaagctCGGGAAATTTCCAAGAGAGCAGGAACTTTACTTTCCCCCCTGGTTAGTCTACAGTACCTAGAAAAGTTACTAGAACACCTAAGTGCTCCATAATTATTGCTGTTAGAAAATTACAACAACATATACTAAACCTCCAATAACTAAGCTGACACAGAAGAGAGGTGTGGTCTCAGTAGGGCGAGAAATTTTAAAGGGAAGGCTCCAGACAGCTCCTCATGGACTTTAAGGCTATACTGGGTGCCTATACTTCCAGCTTCTCAGAAAACCAAGTGGAGGGCAGGGGTGCCTCTAAGGCTCACCAGGCCAAGGAGAGATGGTGGCTCGGTCAATGGCCTCAGCGCCCTGGGCAATGCAATAATCGGACTCCAGGAGCGTGTTGAAGAGCGTGGACTTGCCAGCGTTGGTGGCGCCAATTAGGTAGACGTCGCCGCGGTAGCGCCAGGAGCGCTGAAGCGTGGAGATTAGCTCTTCGACTCCATAGCCAGTCTTGGCGCTGATGAGGCGCACGTCCCTGAGCACTGTGCGGGAACTGGCCGAAGGATTCCAATTCTCCTCCCCGCTCCCGCCTGGCTGCTGGGGCACTCGGCCGCCACGGGGCGGCAGGAGCCCGGCACGGGCACAATCGTTCCACAGCCGCTCGCAGAGCCGCTGCCGGTATCCGGGAGCGTCCTGGGGCAACAGGTCCACCTTGTTCCCCAGCACGATCAGCTGCTGGGGGCCCACCAGGGCGGGCAGGTCGGGCAGCAGCGCGTCGGGCAGATCCAGCAGGTCCACCATGTAAAGCACCATGGCGAGCCCAGGCCTCCGCAGTGCAGTGCTCACCAGCTCCAGGTATTGCTCCTGGGTCACCCGCAGGCGCAAGGCGCGCCGGTGGTGCACCAGCAGCCAGCAGCGCTGGCACACGGTCCGCGCCAGGCCGCCGTCTGCCTGCGCCGCCGCGCTGAGGAACTTCTCGCTGGGCAGGTAGCCGGGCACGCCGGGGTCCTGGCAGTGCAGCTCTGCCCCGCAGCCCGAGCAGGTAAGGCCGCTGGGCGGCACCGTTGGGTCTGGGTGCCCCACGACCGGGTGCTCCCGGCGGCCGGCCCGGAGGCCCTGCTGCCGTCGCTCCTCCcgctgctgctgctggtgtctctcctcttcctcctgccgctGCTCCAGCTCCCGCAGCTGCTCTTCCAGGGTGGATGCGGGCTCCGGCGCGGGCTCCGGCACGTACTCGGGGAACATAAACCGTTCCTCCAGGTCAGCCCTTCCTTGGAAACCTCCGGCTGCCGTCGGGCCATAAGAAGGTCCACGACCCAGGTCCGACGGGTGCTGGGAGGCGGCGGCTGTGCATCTCCTCTCGGGGAGCGGTTCCAGGAGGCCCCGGCGCGCTGCGGTGGGAACCGATGGCCGAAGGAAGGGCCCTATCAGCCTCCGGGCTAGGCGTACAGGTAGCATGGGCAACAGCCCTGGACGGAGGGGCGGAACGACGCACGTGCACGCTCACGGAGGCCCAAGGCAAGCGCTGAACCCGAAGCGAAGGCCAGGGACTACCTCGAAGCGGTCATTTGTCAGCCGCGGCACTTCGGCTCCTCCTCCCTCGTCTAGTCCCGAGAGTTATCGCGATGAAGGCTCCGGCACTTAAAGCCCGGAGGCCCTAGACTGAGATGGGTGGGCAGAAGTAGCTGCGTCTTCTTGCAGGCGTCTTCTATGCGTCACCGCTGGCACAACTCGTTTTTAATAAATTACAGTTTTAAAAGCTTCGTGTTTTGTGGTCTTTAGAAGGGGAAAAATAAGAACAGGATTCACGGCCACAATTAAAATCTTGTATTAATAAATCTTCTCCGCTTGTGCTTTCAGGTGCAACACTACAAAAAGTTTCATTGGCTGTATCCGAACCTCAAATAAGAGCGATCGCCCCAACAGCCACCAGTGGCGGCGGGCCACAATTTGCGCGTGCTCAATTAGAGTGTACGGATGACGTAGCCAGCCCTTTGCGCAGGCGCAGATCTTACAGTGGCTTCTTTGTGGGTGACGTTTGGTGTGAGACGCAGAGTATTCTGGGAACGCGCCAGAGACGGAAATTGTTTCGGGTCGCGCTGCGAGTGCGGGTGGTACTACGTGCCTTTATCTGTGTGATTTCAAGAGTTCGGGGCTCAGGGATCGTTTTCCAATATGTACGACGCGGACGAGGGTAGGTGACCACTCAGAACACTCCGTGCGACGGTGTAAAGAGGGAAACGCAGGGAGCTGGACGAGTTGAGGATTTGCGGCCTTCCCGTAGCCCGCCGCGCAGGTGTCCCCAGTGGTGGACCCCACACTCCCCAGGGCGGGGACGGAGCCGCGATGGAGAGAGGTGGAGGGTGCGAGCTGTATAATATAAAATTTCCCGTCATGGGGACTTGTGCTTTCCACTGTCCGCACCTGCATAAAACTGATACCTCCTTCCCTTACTGAAAGAGTTCAGAACCGTAAGGCAAATTGCGTTGTTTTGATTTTGAAGCAGAGGgctcctttttttaattttccttaaggCCAGAGTTAGTGGATTTATTTAGTTGAAGTTTTGAGCGTCATCCTGTGCCAGGCATAGTGCTCGGCTCTGGAAATATACCGAGGACACGGGGAatagtgtgtgtgttgggggtgttCTGCATGGCATTCCTTCATTGCTTACACGTCTAAATTGTAAAAGATGAcctttaaatttgcttttctcaCAAGGTGACACAGTTCTCAGATGGTATGTATTCTACTGAACAGGGccaatgtatcttttttttttttacatagagaATTTTTAGTGACGTCTagtgtattttcattattattttaagatcTCACCCTTCCGTTCTCCACAGCTACTATTTCAAACATTATTGTCTTCTAGTTTCCAATTAACGTGGCCACCCCTCACATTTCTCTCTATTCCCTCTGCTATTTCATGGAGAAAGTAGATGCAAAAGTTTCAACTGTACTGTTTAAACTTCTCTGTCTTGTTTATATCTTGAGTCCAAAAATTTGTTAGCGTCATTACATTCCCTTTTCTTAACTCCTATCTCAGAAAAATTTGAagtttttttagtttaattttctgAGTAGGTAATATATTCTCATGGCTTGCAAGCTAGaaatataaaagttttaaagtgTAAGTCTCAATCTCAACCATATGTCCAGGGTGAACCCCCTCCACAGTAGGTAACTACTATTCTTAGATTCTTATCCCTCCAGGAGTGGTTGATGTATATTCAAGTAAATACAAATCAGATTCTGTTTTCCTCCcttttccaaacaaaaagaaacattcaTACTTTACTGCACTTTCATTTTTtgccatatatatacatatatataaaacattactttgtttttttctgaattaaCTTTATCTTGTCTATCGCCACAGTAGGTGATAATTTCCCTGAGAATGTAGCCATCTTTTATCTTACTGAAGGTGGTGTCTCCAATGCCTGGGACATAGTAAAcgcattcaattaatatttgatgaatggatggatgaataaatgagtcTCCTTTCATGGATTAATTTACCTTCATCTAACAGTGGTGTTCCCTAATGTCCCACCTTACTCTTCCTTTTCTGTGTAAATTCTCCATAGTCTACCAATCACTTGTTAATGATTTTCAACTCTTTGTTATTTAGGCCCCTTATTGAAGCTTCATAATTATATCCAGTTGCCTGCTGCAGGTATTTAAAGGGGTACATGATCTGCAAGTATACCTAAAACTGACAAAATCACTTCCTTTTCTCACCttacttcttttatgtggttGTGATATTAACCTGTAATCTGTCATCAAAGCTAGAAATCTCTAAGATAATttaggtatttgtttttctttctccccatcaTGTGTAGGGATCAGTAATTGCAGTCCATTCAAGAGGTATTTATTAAATAGTTTATTTTGGATATGTATCAAATTTTGAATCCAAAGCTCTTAAGTTTTACAGACTATAGgtcagaatataaaaatgaaaatccagtaaatttgtttttttacataAGTTGAGACTAATATTAGAGGACTAGTACACACTGATTTTTCAGATATTCAGATTGCCCTATTCAAATTACTTTTGTTGCATAACTACTCCTAAGTTTGGGTGCTTAAACAATATATTCATGGATTTgatgggtcaggaatttggataGAGCATAGTAGGACTGATGTGTCTCCTTCATTTTGTCAGTGGTTCAGCTGGAAAGACTCAGAGGCTGGGTGTTGACAACTGGGGGCTGGATGATTTGGAGTGCTTATTCACATGTTTGCTCCTAGCCTAGGAGGATTCAAGGACTAGGGTTGCTGATGGAGCATCTGTAAGTGGCCTCTCCACATGGTTTGGGTTTTCACACAGCACACCAGCTTTAGAGTAGCAGGACTTCTTAATGGCAGCTTAGGTCCAGAAACAAGTGTATCAGCAAACAAGGTGGAACTATATTACCTTTCCTGATCTAGCTTCTGAAGTCATGTAGTGACATTTCAGCCGCATTCTCTTAGTTATGGGAGAGTCAAAAACCCACCCAGATTCAAGGAGAAGGAATATAAGGAAGGAAACGTAGACCCTTATATCCTCATGGTAGTAGTGTCAAGATCCCATTATAAAAGAGTATGTGAAATGGAAGATACGGTTGTGGTCACCTTTGGAAAATATGGCATCATACCTGTACATGGATAAAATGTTGGTATAATAGACCACTTTACCTTAAGGTATTGCCCAATTTCTGGCATCCTTTTTTGACTCCACTCCCTTGCTTTAGTCTCTGATTCTAGTTTCTGAGGAGCTTATTGATGAGAGGATTATGAGATTGTTCCTAGTGATCATTATAGTTAGCTATTAATGAGAATTACACGGGCTTTCTGGAGAAGATGGGAAACTTGCAGATTCACTTAACTTACACTGAACCTTTGTCCTGAGGCCTCTCTGTATATTGGGAGAATACCTATGTGACATAGACCTATGTGTGCAtaggtgtatatacatatatatatattatttctttgcAATTCAATTAATGTAATTGAAATtttagaaaagtgggataaaacgATTGCTATGATTTAGCAGAGAGTAAATATGTTTGTTACTTTGAATCACAGGGGCGAGATGTTACCTAGTAGCATTTTGTTTCAGGTAagtacaatatatatattttttggcagATATGCAATATGATGAGGATGATGATGAAATCACCCCAGATTTGTGGCAGGAAGCTTGCTGGATTGTAATCAGGTAATTTTTTAGATGAACTGAATAAGGTTTAAAAAGCACAATAACTTATAGTGGGATTTCCTGCTTATTCTGTATTTGAAAAGTAGATGCTGTATATGAATATGCTACATCAGAGctggtttctctttttttcttatttacatatttaacttAACTTTTTAACTGTTTAGGACTTACGTAAGAGTTACATGAAGAATCCATGTATATACTTCACCCAGATTCCCCAAATGTTAACCTTATAcaaattttctttgtctttttctctttacatatttttttctgaaacatttgAGAGTTAAGTTGCAGACATAAGAACATTCCTTTTACATAATAGTAAGTcattaaaatcaggaaattaatatTAATACAGTAATCTTATTTAATCTGCAAACCTTACTCAAATTTTTCCAGTTGTCCCGCTAATGTTGtttatagcaaaataaaaaaaatttttctgatcCTGGATCCTACGTAGGCTAacacatttcatttcctttttatgacttaCTGTCTTGTCTCCTGTCATTTAGAACAGTTCCAcggttgtcttttatttttttttgacttTGACGTTTTTGAAGAATACAGgtcagttacttttttttttaaattaaggtatcattggtatacagtcTTAGGAGGGTTTcagatgagcaacattgtggtttcaacattcacccatgttctCAAGTtcccccccagataccccattttagtcactggccatcagcatagtaagatgctgtagagtcactacttgtcttctctatgctgtaactgccttccccgtgacccccgctacattatgtgtgctaattgtagtgcttcttaatcctcttcttcctccttacCTCAGCTCCTCCATCTCCTTTGGtagctgctagtcccttcttggagtctgtgagtctgctgctgttttgttccttcagttttgctctgttgttatactccacaaatgagggaaatcatttggtacttgtctttctccacctggcttatttcactgagcatgataccctctagctccatccatgttgttgcaaatggtaggatttgttttcttcttatggctggataatattccattgtgtatatgtaccacatctttatccattcatctactaatggacacttaggttgtttccatatcttggctattgtaaacagtgctgcgataaacataggggtgcatatgtctttttgagtctgagaacttgtattctttgggtaaattcctaggagtggaattcctgggtcaaatggtatttctatttttagttttttgaggaacctccatattgctttccacaatggttgaactaatttgcattgccaccaacagtgtaggagggttctcctttctctgcattctcatcagcatttgttccttgtctttttaatgttggccatcctaactggtgtgaagtgatatctcattgtggttgtaatttgcatttccctgataattagcaatgtggagcattttttcataggCCTgtttggccatctgcatttcttctttggagaagtgtctgttcagatcctctgcccattttttaattgggttatttgtttttttgggtgttgaggcatgtgagctctttatatattttggattttaaccccttaatggataagttgtttacaaatatattctcccatattgtaggatcaGGCCGGTTGCTTTTTATATGCCTCTTAATTTGAGTTTGTGTGATGTGACTCATAATTAGATTCAGATGATTATTTTTGGCAGCAGTGGTGTTCTGTTTCAGTGCTTTATATCAGGATGCACGTGGTGCCTATGTAGTCCATTGTACTAGTGATGTTCATTTGATTCCTtggttttctcattattttaaatgGGTTAAGTTATAGTAGGTTGTATTTCAACCCCAATTCCCATCCAAATTTAAGtgtaattaaattaataaattaataaattaatagaacTCAGTAAGAAGCCTTACCTGTAAGAAAAGTAACTTTTAAGTAATAAAGTAGCATTCTACTATGTTAGGATATAATATGCTGCAATTCTCTCTTATAAAACTGACAGTTGCTTTGTGTATAGTAACATGACGCCTCTTCGGGCCTTTCATCACTGAGATGCACAGCCTCTTGGTTGACACTCTTCCTTTTCAAAGAACACAGGCTGCTTCTGACATTCTACCAGTTGTATCTGGAATATAACTGGACCTTTCTTGAACACAGTTTTGTTAAAAATGTATTGAGTTTTTGGGATATACGTATATACTTTTCCTATTAAACTATGGATTATAAAAACTGTATAGAGACAGTATCTTCAGGTCTTATACATTATGCTTCTTAGACATTATACTTCAAATGATATTTGAGTATTAGTAAGCATTTTATGAGGAAAAAATAATTGGATAGAGATATTCTGTTTGGCATGCCATCTCCATCTAGAAAGAAAGATCATACCATCTACCATCTTCAGGAAGAAAGAGTATTTTGATTTTagacaaaaaaataattattttcaacatGTTATAGATTGATCATggataaaaatactttattgtgaACATCACTGTATTTAACATTTGTTATAATATAAAGTGATCTTCACATTTTAATTGACTATAGGTGCTTTGGCTATTGTGAGATGatgttttttcactttttaacatCAGGTGATCTTTCCGAAGCACCTTTCCCAGGTGAATATGATATTATCATCTGTGATTTCACCAAGTCACATAATTTCTGGTAAAGTAATCATGATAGCAGATACcataatatgaaatatttatatagttttgTCATTTAAAGGATAACAGTCTAATGAAGCACTATTCTAATGGTTTTGGGGAAAGTAGCTATGGTTCCTTACTGGGGGAATGAAACTTGTCCATAATTTTGTAAAGATTTTTTCATTGTAAATTGTCCATAAAAGCCATTGCTATTTAAGTCACAGACAGTATCCTGTATGTGTTTCTTATATATCAATGGCTGACTCAAATGGTTATGAGAATTTCCTTTGTTAGCTTTCAGTCGCTTCTGAAGGAGATGCCCCAGCATTCTTTCGGCTGTAGCTTATACCAGGATGACTGTGCACTGGTTGCCATAGGTTGTAACTTCTAATATTGGTGGCCGTGACTGACTGACTCAGGTTGGGGCCTTGACCCAAAGCCAGCCAGTATGTGGGCCTGCAGTGGACCAGTGAGGTGACCTTATGATGTCAAAACAGAGGCTATGCATATTGACTCAGAACACTGATACAAGGGTGGGGGAGTCAGTACTTGCTATGGAGTGGGGAATTAGAATCTAAGAAAGTCTCAGATAGGGATGCAGGGTTCAAAGGTGAAAGAGTTGAGGCATGGGTGTGTACTCGTGGGGCAGTTCCTACTGCTGAGAGGTGATGAGATAATCCAGCCCTTAGGCCTGTGTTAGATCTCAGCCTTCTACTTTCACTAGAGCCCAGCTTTGCAGCTGTTCCTGGGtagtgggaaggagggagattcCTCTTACACATGTACCTGCTTATATCTTTATTATGTGTTATTATATATCTATTTCCCCATCCCTCATGTGTCTATTCCTTGTCTACTCTTAGACTCTCTCCATCCTTCTTCAGGATTTTTCTATGTGATTTCTCTGTCTGCATTACTAGCTCTGATTTCTCACCCATGGTCCTTTTCTATCATCAAtcatttgctgagtattttcaCTTGAATGACTTATTCTTACCTCacctttaaaatattcaaaatagaacTAATAATCTTTAACTTAAAATTGAAATTCTTACACATTCCATATTTTAGTCATTTATaccattttttcccctcttaCTCAAATTTGAGTTCTTATTTTTTATCATCTACTATGTATTTTCTTTAGTCTTCTCTCCTGATActtttttgaagaaatgtttcAAAGAGGCTGGATGAAACTTAAAAGGACATTTGTAAATTAGGCCTTCCTTATAGTTTTTATGTTGTGCTTAATTATTTTAACCCATAAGTCTTTTTTGACCAAACTTAATAAGTTTACAAAGAAATTGTTCCTAGTCTTACCCCTTTTTTGAATACCTCATAATATCTTGTGTAAAATGATGTCATACAGTGGTTGGTCTTTAATGATCATTCATTGAATTTAGTTATAAGGAAAATGGGAAATATGCTAGAAAACATCTGAGTTGTAACTGATTATGAACTCAAATATTTTCCCAGTTCTTATTTTGATGAGAAAGGCTTGGTCAGACAACAGCTGGATTCTTTTGATGAATTTATTCAGATGTCTGTTCAAAGAATTGTGGAAGATGCTCCACCTATAGACCTACAGGCGGAAGCTCAGCATGCTAGTGGAGAAGTTGAGGAACCGGTAAGATGGTTATTCTAATAAAGTAACATACCTGAAAGAAGAGTATTAATTTGAAAGTTCAGTCTTCTCACCTGGcttaatggtaaaaaaaaaaaaaaaaagtaggtgttTTTTAGCAGTGTACTTCATCATCTGTAATGAGCTCCTCATTTATTCTTACTAATGGACAGATACATTTTTGCAAGTAGTCCAAAACCTTATTCCTATTCAGATAATAAGTACTTGATAGTTGGGAAGAGGTAAGTCAGAAATATGATGAACTACTAAGAGAAGCAAGCCAGAAATAGTCATACTGCTTCAGAAACCCAACTTTCTTCTTTGGTAGTGTAAAGAATCATAAAAGGAGAAGTGTTTGAAGGACTTTACCCCTTGATTACTTGTTGcatgaaatacattattttaacaACATGTGAGATAATAAAGGAAAATCACCCAAACATATCAGCTGCTTTAATTTTTCTAAGTTCCTTATAATCTTTGTTACACAGATGCATGTTTTTAGCATTGTTAAAATCATAGCAAGGCTATAATTTTATAATCTGGTTATACATGAGTGATTGTAAAGAATCTATGTATAGTCTAGAATAATGACGGACACTGACTATTCCCAGTTTTTGAAAAGGAGACAGACAACATTATGGGCCTTGAGAGACagggaaaactgaaaaacaaaatgagacaCTGAGAAAAGAGTAAGACAGAGAGGGAGGCCATTATTTTTAGTCAGCTCAGGCTTCTTTTCTGTAGCTAAGCTCCTAAGGGCTGACCTATTATTTTCATTCTAAGTGGAGATGCTGCACAGACTTTTGCTGCTAAGCACAAAAATAATTGGCTCT
This sequence is a window from Manis pentadactyla isolate mManPen7 chromosome 5, mManPen7.hap1, whole genome shotgun sequence. Protein-coding genes within it:
- the NOA1 gene encoding nitric oxide-associated protein 1, yielding MLPVRLARRLIGPFLRPSVPTAARRGLLEPLPERRCTAAASQHPSDLGRGPSYGPTAAGGFQGRADLEERFMFPEYVPEPAPEPASTLEEQLRELEQRQEEEERHQQQQREERRQQGLRAGRREHPVVGHPDPTVPPSGLTCSGCGAELHCQDPGVPGYLPSEKFLSAAAQADGGLARTVCQRCWLLVHHRRALRLRVTQEQYLELVSTALRRPGLAMVLYMVDLLDLPDALLPDLPALVGPQQLIVLGNKVDLLPQDAPGYRQRLCERLWNDCARAGLLPPRGGRVPQQPGGSGEENWNPSASSRTVLRDVRLISAKTGYGVEELISTLQRSWRYRGDVYLIGATNAGKSTLFNTLLESDYCIAQGAEAIDRATISPWPGTTLNLLKFPICNPTPYRMFERQKRLKKDATKVEEDLSQQEQSQLNCLKKHGYVVGRVGRTFLYSEEQKDEAAFEFDADSLAFDVGNEPVMLADKSTKRVELTTQDMKDAHWFYDTPGIKKENCILNLLTEKEVNIVLPTHSIVPRTFVLKPGMVLFLGAIGRIDFLQGNQSAWFTVVASNFLPVHITSLDKADTVYQKHAGHILLKVPMGGEERMAEFPPLVAEEITLEEGLRESEAVADIKFSSAGWVAVTPQFKDRLHLRGYTPQGTVLTVRPPLLPHIVNIKGKRIKRSVAYKTKKPPSLVYNLQKKKKQINT